The DNA sequence CGACCTAAAGGGAAGGTCCTCGACCAGTCTAAGATGCTAAGTGCTAAAGTCGAGAGGTTTTACATATCCTCAGCGGTCGGAATATCTTTTACGGTCACGTTTAAATGTCTACAATGACTTATTAAATTTCCAAAGACAAGTTGATTTACCCAAGGTATCACCGTATCGCCAGGCAATGTGTCTAATAAAGCAGCTTAAGTCGGAATCCTGCCTTTGCTGTTTAAATAGGTCGATGCCAAATTGCAAATGTGTCTCCCGGAGAGGAATGCTGGGTGTCAAGAACCGACGGATGTTGTCGTAGTCCCGTATTCGGactgaaaaattaatttgtaggTAACCTAATAGTCACATTTGCTGCATTTGTTAGAGgacgtaattttatttatggaacatgTAGGGGGGTCAATAGAAGCTTAAACTCAAATTTGTTGAGTTGGTGCCCTTGTCCCCCGGCCGGttaacgaaatttaaaaaattttgggaaaaggggtgaaaacacgattttggctatatctcctaaactatccatagtacaaaaaatttgtgaaaacatattttgtagcaaatcgcttGACGTACAATTATGGCTCTGTGACTTTTTATCATAAggtcaaaattaaaaagttatgagtaaaaaagtgaaatatttccttttttgcttaataacttttttcttttgattttaacaaaaattaatgtcAGAACAATTATGTAGAGGATCTCTTTCTAAAGGTTTTTCtctatatgtttttaaatttcgttaaTTAGAAACGCTGTTACAGCGTTAAGTATGGgcataaataacattaaacttCTATATTCTACTAACAGAAAGccatcaataaatataaatcggGGCAGGCGATATTAACTCGTCGCCAGGCCGTATCAGGTATATGATGACCGCCCACACCGAGAGACGCGTCTGCGCGGCCAGGAATTTGATCCTCACGACAAATTAACTGAAATAGGAAAATCAACATAAACTCTTATCAccatattgataaaaaaaactgttttattgcAATACTGATATGTCTTTTTTCATCCTagtgtaaatacaatttgatagaaagagatGAAAGAGTCCTTTAATTAGAAAGCAATTACAATGATTTTAAGAATAAGACGGAAAGTGTTTACCGTCTAATATTTTCCAACAAGGTATCAAGATCTCAGCGAAAACGGAGCCGGCAATTTCCTAGGATTATTGAATAATTGCCTGAGGTTTTCGTCGATTACCAGGTGAATGTAATATCtaaatctaatacaaaaaatattataatatgaatgtCGATACAGTGATTTTACCTGCAAACGAAAATGTGGTCTGCGCAAAATGGTAAGCAAGGAAATGAGAGCTGCCCCGGTGCTGTCCGCAATGAAAGAGTACTCTAATGCCAACATTCGCAAATTCCTCATCTCCGCCAGACTCCGCAGGAAACAGTGTCTAGTTTCTGGACGTGGTATGTGCTTACCACTGccttaaaataagttatactTGTTATACATATAGATTTAGTAAAATTAGCTTGTTcgttttaaattcattacaaCGGATAACCGTACCCAAAATTCTAGTTAAATTGATTATGTTATAactctttgattaaaaaaaattgcatttatataggtataagttaattgttacattaatttaaaagtcgTCCCaggtttaattatatataaaaaaatacgtgaCACACCCatatagaataattattatgaattttaattacctATACTTGATTCGCGCAAACCTTTATTTGAATGGCAATGAAAAGATTATAGCTTGGAGCTGGACAACAGTTTCATCCATATACTTGAagttgataatataataacaatttaaaggaaatatgtaatatttttattgtttaccaCTAAACACACATTTATAGTTCTATAAAAACTAATCAAGACAGCTCTTATAAAATCGAATTCGAATTATGTTCGAAATGACTAGTCAAACTTATTAGAAGAAATACTATTTTAAgttatgtaacatttttgaATACGTCTTGGTTAAGATTTACAGTTGAGACAGCGTGATCTGTAactccaatatttttttgacgtacGGGAAAAACTGATTGCCAGAGTTCGGCCCTCAGTCTGATTTTAATTGGACGCTATGacatattataacaattaaggAAATACTTGAGTAAGCACTTCAGAGGTCTTTTCGTGAGCATTAGGGAGAATATTTGTTGCTGTGCTGTTCTCAATCGTGCGGTATTGGAAATTAGGTAGATTCTTCCGTGCCTCAACCACTGTTTCCCGGAGCCGGTCTGGGTTTACGGGTGGGTTTCGTAGTGTCTCTTCTCTACATTCCTTCACCAGATCTTGCATTTCTTCTTCTTGAAGGGGATCGATAGACAGATCGCCCTTCTCCAAATGTCTTTTGATATCGTTGTCGATACgaaaaagtttttctttgCTTGATTGTGTACGCCACGGTCGTTTTGGATCAGGTCCAGACATCACGTTCTCTGGCAACTGTTTTTTGGCCCTGTAACGATGAAGATATCAATTTTTCCTCGTTATCAATACGCACGTAAGCTTCTAAGACTCCTGAGggtcaaaaacaaaaaaaaaaactttaactaattattatttatggagtttcgtattataaaatttaccgCTTATTCTCAGCCAACAGCTCTTGTAACTTCCTCTCATTCTCTTCCAACAACTTCTTATCGACAACATAAGGATTATCGTAAATCTCTTCTACTAAAACCTCACTTTCCATTTCCAGCCCATATATCTGCTCAAATTCTTTCACTAATCCAGAGCATCGTTCGGGCATTTTTATCTCGGGCACTTCTAAATCTTGGAGTAATTTCGCCACTTTACATTTCTCTTCGTCCGTAGccattaataaagctttttgtTGCCATGGCAACGTGTGACTGGCAAACAACTTCAAAAGTTACTTATAACCTAACCTACTTTGGCACATTTGTGTATGGTACGGTAATTTATTAGCATAATGTATGACTTGACGATAATCTAATTTGTGttgttataatttgtatttaaatgttgtttataaGTCACttcattattttgaaaattaggtaaaggtatatatttaataaaaggttGGTTTGAAAACATAAAACCATTGATACATATAtctctttattatataaattacacgTATACATATACTTCATTATAGTAATATTACAGAAAGGATAGGTTTGCTTTGTGTATGTGTTTAacgaataaacaaaaaatggtcctatttaaaaagaaatatttctcCACTAGAATGTTACTTTATCCCTGAGTAACAGCTTTGCTAGCCTTGACCAATGAATCGCCGCCGTATACTCAAGGTGGGGCGTACTGATAGGTAAAGGTTATATAAGTGCTTCATTTCTCTTATAAACTGGTCCCTCAGTTTTCTCATTTCCAACCGAATGAGTTTTCTCGTTTCCAATAATTAGTCTTGATTTCATCAAAACGatgtgttatttataaacgtGTTCAATTTAACATTAGTAGTATTGCTGAATGTCGAAAAAACGCCTCCCATATACATCCCAACCACGCTAAGAATAGAGGCACAAGGAACAATTACACACAATAGTTTTAGACAAGGAATACACAGGAGTAGTAAGGGACCGCATagtatcattttaattttagtattttttacttcacgtgtacatttttcatttatataaaaatgacgTTGTCAACTTGTTTAtgaagtttattaattagctCTATCTGTAAGTAGTTTATTgtacaatttctttttaaaagcaattattaagaataaataaaaagcggctgacttgtaaattatataaatcatcctagattttttaaaatttgtatcagACCCATTAGTCAGactgtaaaactaaaataaatattatttctccACTCCATgaatatcataattaatttagaaaaaaaaatgggttGTCGGATATATACTACATTTACACGTTTCAGCTATTATTtgtaacttatataaaaaaaacagtggcactacaaccttttaaggactgggcctcagatttctgtatctgtttcatgatcatttgtcaatctaataggcaagtagatgattagcctcctgtgcccgacttattgggtctaagggaagccggtttcctcacctATGCGCActttaaatgcgcatatagaaagaaagtcaattggtgcacagccgagtacgaacctacgacctcagggatgtggttcgcacgctgaagctgaGGGCCAACATTGCTCACTTATTTCTTTGAGGATGCTAATCAATGCACCTTAATTTGTCTCGTCTTCAAAAACACTtatcaatcataaaaattaaaccttaatttgcaaataaaataccaattctattattaattaggtTACCTGTTAGGTAAGAGTAGTTGACCAAAAGTGGGTTCTCATTGGGCAGGACAAATCGCCACAAGAACAGATATTTAAGTGAATGAGAATTGAAACAAGCTAACTGCTGTATTAGACGTACACCCTCCAGGCGACTGCAACACATGTTCTCTAAGGAAACCAGCTGCAAGTTCTCTtggaaactaaaattatacaaggaataattgttaatgtaataaaaaaatattatgcttACCATGCAGTTAGTTGgttaatttgaataaacttttaaaatgttataactACTCCAGGCGAAACCTTCTCgttaatttagtaattttcCTACTCACGTACACGTAagtttttaatcattttattaatcaaaagtCATAGCAATTTTCTATAGCCACGATTTTATTCTAAGTAGAATTCTCCGTTTTCTGtaaagcaattaaaattacCTCAGTATATGCTCAAGTAGTTTGAAGAATGTCCTTCGTTTGTAGTAATCCAgtct is a window from the Pieris napi chromosome Z, ilPieNapi1.2, whole genome shotgun sequence genome containing:
- the LOC125062887 gene encoding uncharacterized protein LOC125062887; translated protein: MATDEEKCKVAKLLQDLEVPEIKMPERCSGLVKEFEQIYGLEMESEVLVEEIYDNPYVVDKKLLEENERKLQELLAENKRAKKQLPENVMSGPDPKRPWRTQSSKEKLFRIDNDIKRHLEKGDLSIDPLQEEEMQDLVKECREETLRNPPVNPDRLRETVVEARKNLPNFQYRTIENSTATNILPNAHEKTSEVLTQVFP